The Candidatus Alcyoniella australis genome window below encodes:
- a CDS encoding alpha-2-macroglobulin family protein: MFVLLALSLFQLGAADAATPSVAIDEKSISAARAEEGELKIGFTVDEQRLLPWKGQLWLEILDQEDQVVASGRGGKTFIVDERVEVTISQGGIDLSAPENFVIHYVFAGSGARVEGRRSLAAAMGVVRTTLRGQTEWIAGSQAGLRLAVFEHYSGQPLADARITLALAVDDQQIELFQGRTDDAGTADVRFAVPDQLQGGAELRVKVDSAIGTDEIERSVYIERRAKVLVVTDKPLYQPGQTINIRALALSEPNHLPLAGKQYLIEVEDSKGNKVFKRSGDLDRFGLAHARFVLGTELNLGTYRVRVIVDGKPVERTVSVERYVLPKFKVELSTEREFYLPGEIVRGTLQADYFFGKPVAEGKVTLTAMAQDVGLSTFAIVQGATDRNGSFEFELQVPDSLVGQPLLDGKAAVVLEAAVIDQTDHEQSTSTMLPVADQALILAAIPESGDPVPGVSNKIFIIASTPDGRPARVRFDDPFNPQRTLVTDRMGLAELNTVPAKGTLSFRIKAMDDQGRSVQRDFSFEPDDGSEHLLLRPQSSLYKVGDVAELTAYPDHCGAGWVYFDVLRGKQTVLTKVARIDEGRARLELPLGDDLSGALTFSAYIITAQGQVVRDTRLAYVNPADELEVRIRPERESYRPGEPARLLFQVRTAKGAPGVVALGVNIVDESVFALQQMRPGLERVFFMLEREIMKPRYEIHEYRLERIVEPQQGLDRQQQIDRRRAYEVLLSSSEQVQSYSLEADTFQQRTSANQTLIQRVFRDHEQIYNAVQAFYQDHKRYPSIDGGLQRLVAQGLLSQSQIVDCWGNVYRVEPLYGSQTLESFKIISAGPDEAFGTADDLETGDYMWGFAQEGQMIDNMLFDREIGGAGGMRALGGAPKGAAIDEPSAAHDASTTATVEREEPRVRKYFPETLLSEPALITDAQGRATLEFDLADSITTWRATAMASDPRGLLGSASVPLLVFQEFFIDIDFPVALTQNDVVHVPVVVYNYLDTAQRVRLQAERGDWFELLKGNDEQSVELGPGEVAVAYFPIRVTGIGKHSFTVRGYGSSLSDAVQRSVDVLPDGKRFEQALNGRLEGTVNATVKIPQQAVDGGSKIYIKLHPGVMSQIVEGLDGILQMPFGCFEQTSSVTYPNVMVLQYLEAIGQLNPEISIKAEGFINSGYQRLLTYEVPGGGFEWFGKDPAHVILTAYGLMEFHDMSQVYDVDPQLIGRTQRWLASKQLQDGSWEPNERFLDRVAARFATDKLRNTAYVTWALLYSGDRGSAAKRGLSYIEKNIDQIEDSYTLALATNALATYDPQSQATLQAIEKLSALAVTDGDLAHWPQSGDTATFARGTSADIEATALAIQALLRAQTGHNLVSGAINYLIEKKDPNGTWYSTQATVWALKALLIASRGATSGTNAEILIKVNGEIVHTLAITPQDADVMRLIDLEQYTS; encoded by the coding sequence TTGTTCGTTCTCTTAGCGCTTTCGCTGTTCCAGCTCGGTGCTGCCGACGCTGCAACTCCCAGTGTGGCCATCGATGAGAAATCGATCAGCGCGGCCAGGGCCGAAGAGGGCGAGCTGAAGATCGGCTTCACGGTGGACGAACAACGCCTGCTGCCCTGGAAGGGCCAGCTATGGCTTGAGATCCTCGATCAGGAGGATCAGGTGGTCGCATCGGGCAGGGGCGGCAAGACCTTCATTGTCGACGAACGGGTTGAGGTGACGATTTCCCAGGGCGGGATAGATCTGTCCGCGCCGGAGAACTTCGTGATTCACTACGTCTTTGCCGGCTCGGGCGCGCGCGTCGAGGGACGGCGCAGCCTGGCCGCGGCGATGGGCGTGGTGCGCACAACCTTGCGGGGACAGACCGAGTGGATCGCCGGATCGCAGGCCGGGTTGCGTTTGGCGGTATTCGAGCACTACTCCGGGCAGCCGCTGGCCGATGCGCGCATCACGCTTGCACTGGCTGTTGACGATCAACAGATCGAGCTTTTCCAGGGTCGCACTGACGACGCCGGAACCGCGGACGTGCGGTTCGCAGTCCCCGACCAGCTTCAGGGCGGAGCCGAGCTGCGCGTGAAGGTGGATTCCGCAATCGGTACCGACGAGATCGAGCGTAGCGTGTACATCGAGCGCCGGGCCAAGGTGCTGGTGGTGACGGATAAGCCGCTGTACCAGCCCGGCCAGACGATCAACATCCGCGCGCTGGCGCTCTCCGAGCCCAACCATCTGCCCCTCGCCGGCAAGCAGTACCTGATCGAGGTCGAGGATTCCAAGGGCAACAAGGTCTTCAAACGCAGCGGCGATCTCGATCGCTTCGGACTGGCGCACGCCCGCTTCGTGCTCGGAACCGAGCTCAACCTTGGCACCTACCGCGTGCGGGTAATCGTCGATGGCAAGCCGGTGGAGCGGACTGTCAGTGTCGAGCGCTACGTGCTGCCCAAGTTCAAGGTCGAGCTGAGCACCGAGCGCGAGTTCTATTTACCCGGCGAGATCGTGCGCGGCACGCTGCAAGCCGATTACTTCTTTGGCAAGCCGGTGGCGGAGGGCAAGGTGACGCTGACCGCCATGGCCCAGGACGTGGGCCTTTCGACGTTTGCAATTGTCCAGGGCGCGACTGATCGAAACGGGTCGTTCGAGTTCGAGCTGCAGGTGCCCGACTCGCTGGTCGGCCAGCCGCTGCTCGACGGCAAAGCCGCGGTAGTGCTCGAGGCCGCGGTGATCGACCAGACCGACCACGAGCAGAGCACGAGCACGATGCTTCCGGTGGCCGACCAGGCGCTGATCCTGGCGGCGATCCCCGAGAGCGGCGATCCGGTTCCCGGTGTGAGCAACAAGATATTTATCATCGCGTCCACTCCGGACGGACGGCCTGCTCGAGTGCGGTTTGACGACCCGTTCAACCCGCAGCGCACGCTGGTCACGGACCGGATGGGATTGGCCGAGTTGAACACCGTACCGGCCAAGGGAACGCTGAGTTTTCGCATCAAAGCGATGGACGATCAGGGTCGCAGCGTACAGCGCGATTTCAGTTTCGAGCCCGACGATGGATCGGAGCATCTGCTGTTGCGGCCGCAAAGCTCGCTTTACAAAGTGGGGGACGTGGCCGAGCTCACGGCCTATCCCGATCACTGCGGAGCGGGTTGGGTCTACTTCGACGTGCTGCGCGGCAAGCAGACCGTGCTGACCAAGGTCGCGCGGATCGATGAGGGGCGGGCGCGGCTCGAGCTGCCGTTGGGCGATGATCTGAGCGGGGCGCTGACATTCTCCGCTTACATCATTACGGCACAGGGGCAGGTCGTACGCGATACGCGGCTGGCCTACGTCAATCCGGCCGACGAGCTCGAGGTCCGGATCAGGCCCGAGCGTGAATCGTACCGTCCGGGCGAGCCGGCGCGGCTGCTGTTTCAGGTGCGCACGGCCAAGGGCGCGCCGGGCGTGGTGGCGCTGGGCGTAAATATAGTGGACGAGAGCGTATTCGCCCTGCAGCAGATGCGGCCGGGGCTGGAGCGCGTGTTCTTTATGCTCGAGCGCGAGATCATGAAACCGCGCTACGAGATCCACGAGTATCGCTTGGAGCGCATCGTCGAACCGCAACAAGGCCTCGACCGACAGCAACAGATTGATCGTCGGCGAGCCTACGAGGTGCTGCTGAGCTCCAGTGAACAGGTCCAGAGCTACAGCCTCGAAGCCGATACCTTCCAACAGCGGACCTCGGCCAACCAAACGCTGATACAGCGCGTGTTCCGCGACCACGAGCAGATCTACAACGCGGTCCAGGCCTTCTACCAGGACCATAAGCGTTATCCGTCGATCGACGGGGGATTGCAGCGCTTGGTTGCCCAGGGGCTGCTCTCCCAATCGCAGATCGTCGATTGCTGGGGCAACGTCTACCGGGTGGAGCCGCTCTACGGCTCGCAGACTCTCGAATCGTTCAAGATCATCTCCGCCGGTCCGGACGAGGCATTCGGCACGGCCGACGACCTCGAGACGGGTGATTATATGTGGGGCTTTGCCCAGGAAGGGCAGATGATCGACAACATGCTCTTCGACCGCGAGATCGGCGGTGCGGGGGGTATGCGGGCATTGGGCGGGGCGCCCAAGGGAGCCGCGATCGACGAGCCGAGCGCTGCCCACGATGCCAGCACAACAGCGACCGTCGAGCGCGAAGAGCCGCGGGTGCGCAAGTATTTCCCCGAGACGCTGCTCTCTGAGCCGGCGCTGATCACCGACGCGCAGGGACGGGCCACGCTCGAGTTCGACCTGGCCGATTCGATCACCACCTGGCGCGCCACGGCAATGGCCAGCGATCCGCGCGGCCTGCTGGGCAGCGCCAGCGTGCCGCTGCTGGTATTCCAGGAGTTCTTCATCGACATCGACTTCCCGGTGGCCCTGACCCAAAACGACGTGGTGCACGTGCCCGTGGTCGTCTACAACTACCTCGATACTGCCCAGCGCGTACGGCTTCAGGCCGAGCGCGGCGATTGGTTCGAACTGCTCAAGGGCAACGACGAACAAAGCGTCGAGCTGGGGCCGGGCGAGGTCGCAGTGGCCTATTTCCCGATCCGCGTCACCGGCATCGGCAAGCACAGCTTCACGGTTCGCGGATACGGCAGCAGCCTCTCGGACGCGGTGCAGCGTTCGGTGGATGTGCTGCCCGACGGCAAACGATTTGAGCAGGCGCTCAACGGTCGGCTCGAGGGCACGGTCAACGCCACGGTGAAAATTCCGCAACAGGCCGTGGACGGCGGCTCCAAGATCTACATCAAGCTCCACCCGGGTGTGATGAGCCAGATCGTCGAGGGGCTGGACGGGATTCTGCAGATGCCTTTCGGTTGTTTCGAACAGACCAGCAGCGTGACCTACCCCAACGTGATGGTCCTGCAGTACCTCGAGGCTATCGGCCAGCTTAACCCCGAGATCTCGATCAAGGCCGAGGGCTTTATCAACAGCGGCTACCAGCGCCTGCTGACCTACGAGGTGCCCGGCGGCGGATTTGAGTGGTTCGGCAAGGATCCGGCGCACGTGATCCTCACGGCCTACGGCCTGATGGAGTTCCACGACATGTCGCAGGTCTACGATGTGGACCCGCAGCTGATCGGCCGCACACAGCGCTGGCTGGCCTCCAAGCAGCTCCAGGACGGCTCCTGGGAGCCCAACGAGCGTTTCCTGGACCGCGTGGCCGCGCGCTTCGCCACGGACAAGTTGCGCAACACGGCCTACGTCACCTGGGCGCTGCTCTACTCGGGCGACCGCGGCTCGGCAGCCAAACGCGGACTGTCGTACATCGAGAAGAACATCGATCAGATCGAGGACAGCTACACCCTGGCCCTGGCGACGAACGCCTTGGCTACTTACGATCCCCAGAGTCAGGCGACCTTGCAGGCGATCGAGAAGTTATCCGCGCTGGCCGTAACC